One window of the Streptomyces sp. WZ-12 genome contains the following:
- the istA gene encoding IS21 family transposase, producing MKKNAREVMEIFEALDATECVYSAAQLAGVDPKTVRRYARMRDRGMPVDGPIVRPKLIDPFMPKIEEWVERSQGKVRADKLHERLQLLGFTGDERTTRRAVAKAKERWKAGHRRTYRPWIAEPALWCQFDWGWGPKVPGPGGGEPRQTLLFCAWLAWSRYRVVVPAWDRSLGTLISCIDSMLRQFGGVPTYALTDNEKTVTIDRVAGVAVRHPQVVGTGRHYGVQVHTCVPFDPESKGGSEATVRIAKADLVPTDANLLGEYDSFTELRGACAVFCQQVNQRIHRETGKTPAAMLDIEKKRLHPLPEAPHTLALGESRQVLKDQTVRFGSVRYSTPPGLVGSEAWVRADGDELVIVVDLSRLAHRPEWMHGPAGLVEVARHQLSLPGRPVIDLTHYPNHPQDMDGGPRQPKPKPSTDAEKAFLDLGPGAKSWLIEAAAAGTSRMRVKMAAAVELAALVGVGEVDIALGLAATAGRFAEEDLMSIVQHRRHGSRPADLVVADEAHSVQPGTSAWADFGRVKPA from the coding sequence GTGAAGAAGAATGCCAGGGAAGTGATGGAGATCTTCGAGGCGTTGGATGCCACCGAGTGCGTGTACTCGGCGGCTCAGCTGGCGGGGGTTGATCCCAAGACCGTGCGCCGGTACGCACGGATGAGGGACAGGGGGATGCCCGTCGACGGACCGATCGTCCGCCCGAAGCTGATCGACCCGTTCATGCCGAAGATCGAGGAGTGGGTCGAACGTTCGCAGGGCAAGGTCCGTGCCGACAAGCTCCACGAACGCCTGCAACTACTGGGTTTCACCGGTGATGAGCGCACGACCCGCCGGGCGGTGGCGAAGGCGAAGGAACGGTGGAAGGCCGGCCACCGCAGAACGTATCGCCCATGGATCGCTGAACCTGCGCTCTGGTGCCAATTCGACTGGGGTTGGGGACCGAAAGTGCCTGGCCCAGGCGGTGGCGAGCCCCGCCAAACGCTGTTGTTCTGCGCGTGGTTGGCGTGGTCCCGTTACCGGGTGGTGGTCCCGGCCTGGGACCGGTCGCTGGGCACGCTGATCTCGTGCATCGACTCCATGCTGCGGCAGTTCGGTGGGGTCCCGACCTATGCGCTGACCGACAACGAGAAGACCGTCACCATCGACCGCGTCGCCGGTGTCGCCGTCCGCCACCCTCAGGTGGTGGGCACGGGCCGCCACTACGGCGTGCAAGTGCACACATGCGTCCCCTTCGATCCGGAATCCAAGGGCGGTTCGGAGGCCACGGTCCGCATCGCGAAGGCCGACCTGGTGCCCACTGATGCCAATCTGCTGGGCGAGTACGACAGTTTCACCGAACTCCGCGGGGCCTGCGCGGTGTTCTGCCAGCAGGTCAACCAGCGCATCCACCGCGAGACCGGCAAGACGCCGGCGGCCATGCTCGACATCGAAAAGAAGCGGCTTCATCCGTTGCCCGAGGCCCCCCACACCCTCGCGTTGGGCGAGTCGAGGCAGGTCCTCAAGGACCAGACGGTCCGCTTCGGATCGGTCCGCTACTCGACCCCGCCGGGCCTGGTCGGTTCCGAAGCCTGGGTTCGTGCCGACGGCGACGAGTTGGTCATCGTCGTCGACCTGTCCCGCCTTGCCCACCGGCCCGAGTGGATGCACGGCCCCGCCGGCTTGGTGGAAGTCGCCCGGCACCAACTCTCCCTGCCCGGACGGCCGGTGATCGACCTGACCCACTACCCCAACCACCCCCAGGACATGGACGGTGGTCCCCGCCAGCCCAAACCCAAGCCCAGCACGGACGCGGAGAAAGCATTCCTCGACCTCGGCCCGGGGGCCAAGTCGTGGCTGATCGAAGCCGCCGCGGCCGGCACCAGCAGGATGCGGGTCAAGATGGCCGCCGCCGTCGAACTGGCCGCTCTGGTCGGTGTCGGCGAGGTCGACATCGCCCTCGGGCTCGCGGCGACCGCCGGACGGTTCGCCGAAGAGGACCTCATGTCCATCGTCCAACACCGCCGCCACGGTTCCCGCCCCGCCGACCTGGTCGTCGCCGATGAGGCCCACTCCGTCCAACCCGGCACCTCCGCCTGGGCCGACTTCGGCCGCGTCAAACCCGCCTGA